The Bacillota bacterium genome has a window encoding:
- the guaA gene encoding glutamine-hydrolyzing GMP synthase, whose translation MNSPRVLVMDFGSQYVNLIARRVRELRVHCEIVPHSLSAEEMARTLPSAIIMSGGPASVYEQTAPKCDPGIFDLEIPVLGICYGMQLAVMALGGEVRRAERREYGPAEVELDPECQLFDGVPSPTSVWMSHGDSVASLPPGFRVAARSANTPVAAIEDPQRRIYGVQFHPEVVHTAHGREILANFLLRISGLPGDWTPGSFIEETIAAIRRQIGDDRAVCALSGGVDSSVAALLTARAIGDRLTCIFVNHGLLRKGEPEEVEKVFRGHFHLNLVVVDARERFLSRLAGIEDPEAKRRVIGEEFIRVFEEEAARLGDLRFLVQGTLYPDVIESTAKDTGPAAKIKTHHNVGGLPEDLKFELVEPLRLLFKDEVRLIGAELGLPDTILGRHPFPGPGLAVRALGEVTAERIEILREADAIVTEEISRAGLYSDVWQAFAVLPTGRSVGVMGDGRTYSYFVVVRAVVSEDGMTADWARLPHSVLERISSRIVNEVAGVNRVVYDITSKPPATIEWE comes from the coding sequence ATGAACTCCCCCCGTGTGCTCGTGATGGATTTCGGATCTCAGTATGTGAACCTCATAGCCCGCCGGGTCCGGGAGCTGCGGGTCCACTGCGAGATCGTGCCTCACTCTTTGAGTGCGGAGGAGATGGCGAGAACGCTTCCCTCTGCGATCATCATGTCGGGTGGACCTGCAAGCGTATATGAGCAGACTGCCCCAAAGTGCGATCCTGGGATCTTCGACCTCGAGATTCCAGTGCTCGGGATCTGTTATGGAATGCAGCTTGCGGTCATGGCCCTAGGCGGCGAGGTCAGGAGGGCTGAGAGACGCGAGTACGGGCCGGCGGAAGTGGAATTGGACCCGGAATGCCAGCTCTTCGATGGTGTTCCGTCGCCTACTTCAGTGTGGATGAGCCACGGGGACTCCGTTGCCTCACTCCCCCCGGGGTTCCGAGTTGCCGCCCGGTCCGCCAACACCCCCGTCGCCGCGATCGAGGATCCGCAGAGGCGAATCTATGGAGTGCAGTTCCACCCCGAGGTTGTGCACACCGCCCACGGCCGCGAAATCCTCGCGAACTTCCTCTTGCGTATCTCGGGGCTGCCGGGTGATTGGACTCCTGGATCATTCATCGAGGAAACCATCGCGGCCATCAGGAGGCAGATCGGTGACGATCGCGCGGTCTGCGCCCTATCCGGCGGGGTGGACTCGTCTGTCGCGGCCCTTCTTACGGCGCGTGCCATCGGCGACCGGCTCACTTGCATCTTTGTCAATCACGGCCTCCTCAGGAAAGGAGAACCCGAGGAGGTGGAGAAGGTCTTCCGGGGCCACTTCCACCTGAATCTCGTGGTGGTGGACGCACGCGAGAGGTTTCTTTCCAGGCTCGCAGGGATCGAAGATCCTGAGGCTAAACGGCGGGTGATCGGCGAGGAGTTCATAAGGGTCTTCGAGGAGGAGGCGGCTCGCCTGGGCGACTTGCGGTTCTTAGTCCAGGGCACCCTTTACCCCGATGTGATAGAGAGCACTGCCAAGGACACGGGTCCGGCCGCCAAGATCAAGACCCATCACAACGTCGGGGGACTTCCTGAGGACCTCAAGTTCGAACTGGTGGAGCCTCTGCGCCTTCTCTTCAAGGATGAGGTAAGGCTGATCGGTGCAGAGCTCGGGCTTCCCGATACGATACTTGGAAGGCACCCGTTCCCAGGCCCTGGGCTGGCAGTCAGGGCTCTAGGAGAGGTGACGGCGGAGCGGATCGAGATTCTCCGGGAGGCGGATGCGATAGTCACGGAGGAGATCAGCCGGGCGGGGCTCTATTCCGACGTGTGGCAGGCGTTTGCGGTTCTTCCCACCGGACGGAGTGTCGGTGTGATGGGAGACGGCCGCACTTACTCGTACTTCGTCGTGGTCCGCGCTGTTGTGAGCGAGGATGGCATGACTGCGGACTGGGCCAGGCTCCCCCATTCCGTCCTCGAGAGGATCTCTTCCAGGATTGTCAACGAGGTCGCAGGGGTGAACCGGGTAGTCTATGACATCACCTCCAAGCCACCTGCGACCATCGAATGGGAGTAG
- a CDS encoding 4Fe-4S binding protein gives MHDVSADGVVTWEDVCACGGCPSQERMARGPIAVIECLQEIPCNPCETGCPFGAITVGDPITRLPVLDAEACRGCGRCIPACPGLAIFMVDMSKPGGSATVSFPYEYLPVPEAGDHVRATDRAGREICDAKVVDVKRPKSYNKTAVITIEVPKALAHEARGIALAWRQR, from the coding sequence ATGCATGATGTATCAGCGGATGGCGTGGTCACGTGGGAGGACGTGTGTGCTTGCGGTGGGTGTCCGAGCCAGGAGAGGATGGCGAGGGGTCCGATCGCAGTGATCGAGTGTCTGCAGGAGATACCGTGTAACCCCTGTGAGACCGGGTGCCCTTTCGGAGCTATCACCGTGGGAGATCCCATAACCCGTCTTCCAGTCCTTGATGCTGAGGCATGCCGAGGGTGCGGAAGATGCATCCCAGCCTGCCCCGGGCTTGCCATCTTCATGGTGGACATGAGCAAGCCAGGCGGGTCTGCCACCGTATCCTTCCCCTATGAGTATCTCCCTGTACCGGAGGCAGGGGATCACGTCAGGGCGACTGACCGGGCAGGCCGAGAGATCTGCGACGCAAAGGTGGTCGACGTGAAAAGGCCGAAGAGTTACAATAAGACTGCGGTGATAACTATAGAGGTTCCGAAAGCCCTGGCCCACGAGGCACGGGGGATCGCGTTGGCGTGGCGGCAGCGCTGA
- the tsaD gene encoding tRNA (adenosine(37)-N6)-threonylcarbamoyltransferase complex transferase subunit TsaD gives MDRLVLGVETSCDETSAAVVAGGRRVLSSVVASQIDVHMRFGGVVPEIASRKHIEAIIPVLDEAVTRAGIDKSEIGGVAATYGPGLVGALLVGLSAAKAIALGIGAPFVCVNHVEGHIYANFIAHPGLEPPVLCLTVSGGHTELILMQAHGEYEVLGRTRDDAAGEAFDKVARVMGLPYPGGPALERLARDGDPEAIEFPRSHVAGSPMDFSFSGLKTAVINYLHRAELRGDEVNLPDVAAAFQKAVVSVLVDRVRLAVVAAGVPRVAVSGGVAANLALRSALEAEGAACGFSVLYPPLELCTDNAAMIASAGFFRLERGIVSPMSANAEPGARLPRSGG, from the coding sequence ATTGACCGGCTCGTCCTCGGAGTCGAGACCAGTTGTGATGAGACGTCCGCCGCAGTGGTGGCGGGCGGGCGCCGCGTGCTGTCGTCTGTTGTCGCATCTCAGATCGATGTACACATGAGGTTCGGTGGAGTCGTCCCGGAGATTGCATCAAGAAAGCACATTGAGGCCATCATCCCTGTCCTGGACGAGGCTGTGACCCGTGCCGGGATCGACAAATCCGAGATTGGCGGAGTTGCGGCCACCTACGGCCCCGGGCTTGTGGGGGCACTCCTCGTGGGACTCTCCGCGGCCAAGGCGATCGCGTTGGGAATCGGGGCTCCGTTTGTGTGCGTGAACCATGTGGAAGGCCACATCTACGCCAACTTCATCGCCCACCCTGGACTCGAGCCACCCGTGCTCTGTCTTACAGTCTCGGGAGGGCACACGGAACTGATTCTCATGCAGGCCCACGGAGAGTATGAGGTTCTCGGCAGGACTCGGGACGACGCGGCCGGAGAGGCGTTCGACAAGGTCGCCCGCGTCATGGGCCTCCCATACCCGGGCGGACCAGCCCTCGAGCGTCTGGCAAGAGATGGTGACCCTGAAGCCATAGAGTTCCCAAGGTCTCACGTGGCAGGGAGCCCTATGGATTTCAGTTTCAGCGGGCTCAAGACCGCTGTCATCAACTACCTGCACCGGGCGGAGCTGAGGGGCGACGAGGTCAACCTTCCAGACGTAGCAGCCGCGTTTCAGAAGGCTGTGGTGAGTGTCCTCGTGGACAGAGTCCGGCTCGCCGTGGTCGCCGCTGGGGTCCCCCGAGTCGCGGTCTCCGGCGGGGTGGCGGCCAACCTGGCGCTCAGGTCAGCGTTGGAGGCGGAAGGTGCTGCGTGTGGCTTCTCTGTGCTTTACCCGCCATTGGAGTTGTGCACCGACAATGCCGCGATGATTGCATCCGCAGGTTTCTTCCGGCTCGAGCGGGGTATCGTATCCCCGATGTCTGCCAACGCCGAACCTGGGGCCAGGCTGCCACGTTCGGGAGGATAA
- a CDS encoding 2-phosphosulfolactate phosphatase → MRVDVSLAPGEITAKDAQHSVVVVIDVLRATSTIAIALANGCEEVIPTESIEEAITIARGYQRSDYLLGGERKGEMVNGFDLGNSPLEYTPARVQGKKIILTTTNGTRVIKEYCAARDILIGSFLNADAVVDACIQHGADVVLACAGREGRFGMEDALCAGLLASSLAVRARADLSDSARAAAVLYDRGKPSLTDEFLRSEHGAYLASIGFEEDVRMCADISRLDVVPKVFDRRVIRRSTTSQRSE, encoded by the coding sequence ATGCGAGTCGATGTTTCCTTGGCGCCCGGGGAAATCACGGCGAAAGACGCACAGCACTCTGTTGTGGTGGTCATAGACGTACTCAGAGCCACCAGCACCATAGCGATTGCTCTCGCCAACGGGTGCGAGGAGGTTATCCCGACGGAGAGCATAGAAGAAGCCATCACCATAGCCCGGGGCTACCAGCGATCCGACTACCTACTGGGCGGTGAGCGCAAGGGCGAGATGGTGAACGGGTTCGACCTCGGCAACTCCCCGCTTGAGTACACCCCAGCGAGAGTGCAAGGCAAGAAGATAATCCTGACGACGACCAACGGGACACGGGTCATCAAGGAATACTGTGCGGCCCGGGACATTCTGATTGGGTCCTTCCTGAACGCGGATGCAGTTGTCGATGCGTGTATCCAGCATGGCGCGGATGTGGTCCTTGCGTGTGCAGGCCGAGAGGGACGGTTCGGGATGGAAGACGCGCTGTGCGCGGGTCTTCTGGCGTCATCACTCGCGGTGCGGGCACGGGCGGACCTCTCGGACTCAGCGCGCGCCGCGGCCGTGCTGTATGATAGAGGCAAGCCATCTTTGACGGACGAGTTCCTCCGGAGCGAACACGGGGCCTACCTCGCGAGCATAGGGTTCGAGGAGGACGTCAGGATGTGCGCAGACATATCGCGGCTGGACGTGGTTCCGAAGGTATTCGATCGGAGGGTCATCCGCAGGTCCACAACGTCGCAGAGGAGTGAGTAG
- the hpt gene encoding hypoxanthine phosphoribosyltransferase has product MPVQGGASITDDIQEVIVSKEQIDEKVGALGRQISQDYEGSELLLVCILKGALVFTADLMRSITVPIHTDFMAVTSYGAATRSSGVVKIVKDLDIPIEGKHVLIVEDIIDTGLTLNYLLSNLRSRKPASVRVCTLLDKPERREVPITPDYNGFSIPDRFVVGYGLDYREKYRNLPFVGVLKEYVWNGGASK; this is encoded by the coding sequence ATGCCAGTGCAGGGCGGAGCGAGCATCACAGACGACATCCAGGAAGTCATTGTCTCGAAGGAGCAGATCGACGAGAAGGTCGGAGCACTTGGGCGCCAAATATCTCAGGATTACGAAGGATCGGAGCTTCTCCTGGTCTGTATCCTCAAGGGCGCTCTGGTTTTCACGGCTGATCTCATGAGGAGCATCACCGTACCGATACACACTGACTTCATGGCAGTCACGAGTTACGGGGCGGCTACGAGGTCGTCTGGTGTTGTGAAGATAGTCAAAGACCTCGATATTCCTATTGAAGGCAAACATGTGTTGATAGTGGAAGATATTATCGACACTGGGCTCACTCTGAACTACCTCCTTTCAAACCTCAGGAGCCGAAAACCAGCGTCTGTCCGGGTCTGCACTCTCCTGGACAAGCCTGAGCGGCGCGAAGTGCCCATCACTCCCGACTATAACGGGTTCTCCATTCCAGACAGGTTTGTGGTGGGGTACGGTCTGGACTACCGGGAGAAATACCGGAACCTGCCCTTCGTCGGGGTCCTGAAGGAGTACGTGTGGAATGGGGGGGCATCCAAATGA
- a CDS encoding LCP family protein: MTGSENGVIRGFDAGTTRRPSRKWAVVVLLVFAVFAVSGYLTLRWATALPTPGDSLNILLLGEDITYAPNGTAQDGPGRTDTMILMVVPRRGTGATLISIPRDTLVSLPGHGVRRINAATILGGTALARAAVSNLLGLEVHRHMIVDFNGFEKIVDAVGGVEIVVDKRMKYTDVAGGYSIDLAPGVHMMDGRTALSYVRYRHDALGDISRAGRQQQFMKAVLGKLASWEGLRESRRILSIVREYTQTDLTTREMVAIGWRFRALGGTVLETATLPGRFRGAYWEPDPEGIRALVQSVRSPK; the protein is encoded by the coding sequence ATGACCGGTTCAGAGAATGGTGTCATCAGGGGATTCGATGCCGGAACCACGCGCCGGCCCAGCCGGAAGTGGGCTGTTGTGGTTCTTCTTGTTTTCGCGGTTTTCGCTGTCTCCGGTTACCTGACTCTGAGGTGGGCTACGGCCCTTCCAACTCCCGGCGACTCCCTGAATATTCTGCTGTTGGGAGAGGACATAACATACGCGCCGAACGGCACTGCCCAGGATGGCCCAGGCAGGACCGACACAATGATTCTAATGGTCGTGCCCAGGCGAGGGACAGGGGCCACTCTCATTTCCATCCCCCGTGACACCCTGGTGAGCCTACCCGGGCACGGGGTACGCCGGATCAATGCCGCCACGATTCTCGGCGGTACTGCCTTGGCCAGGGCCGCAGTGTCCAACCTTCTCGGCTTGGAAGTGCACAGGCACATGATTGTGGACTTCAACGGGTTCGAGAAGATCGTGGATGCGGTGGGAGGCGTCGAGATCGTGGTCGACAAGCGCATGAAGTACACTGATGTGGCGGGAGGGTACTCCATAGACCTTGCGCCCGGGGTTCACATGATGGACGGGCGAACCGCCCTCAGCTATGTTCGATATCGTCACGATGCACTGGGTGACATTTCTCGAGCCGGCAGGCAGCAGCAGTTCATGAAGGCCGTCCTGGGCAAGCTCGCTTCCTGGGAAGGATTGCGGGAGTCACGGCGCATTCTCTCCATCGTGCGTGAATACACGCAGACGGATCTCACCACCCGCGAGATGGTGGCGATCGGGTGGCGGTTCCGAGCGCTGGGAGGCACCGTGCTCGAGACCGCGACCCTCCCCGGGCGGTTCCGGGGGGCTTACTGGGAGCCGGACCCGGAAGGTATCCGAGCCCTGGTTCAGTCTGTGCGCTCACCCAAGTGA
- the rimI gene encoding ribosomal protein S18-alanine N-acetyltransferase — protein MRMEIELMTMADLDRVSEIERLSFSSPWPRSAFADELTRNEQAQYVVAKAADGGVMGYAGMWLICDEAHVTNVAVHPGYRRSGVGRAMMAALMRLARARGARRMTLEVRVSNHGAQALYMSLGFEPAGIRPRYYEDNKEDALIMWVEDLDAALEAVDSCEGRAEGRRPLGVD, from the coding sequence ATGAGAATGGAGATAGAGCTGATGACCATGGCTGACCTGGACCGGGTATCAGAGATAGAGCGCCTCTCTTTCTCTTCACCGTGGCCGCGATCGGCATTCGCAGACGAACTCACCCGGAACGAGCAGGCGCAGTACGTCGTGGCGAAGGCGGCAGACGGTGGCGTCATGGGATACGCTGGCATGTGGCTGATATGCGATGAAGCCCACGTGACCAATGTGGCAGTTCACCCCGGCTACCGCCGCAGCGGAGTGGGCCGGGCGATGATGGCGGCCTTGATGCGGTTGGCCCGGGCCAGGGGTGCGCGCCGGATGACACTCGAGGTTAGAGTGTCCAACCATGGCGCGCAAGCGCTATACATGTCTCTCGGTTTTGAGCCTGCGGGGATACGGCCCCGGTACTACGAGGACAACAAGGAGGACGCCCTCATAATGTGGGTGGAGGACCTCGATGCCGCACTTGAGGCCGTGGACTCGTGCGAGGGCCGCGCGGAAGGGAGGCGGCCACTCGGTGTCGATTGA